In the genome of Zygosaccharomyces rouxii strain CBS732 chromosome G complete sequence, the window TATTTTCTACCGTCTAATTCCACTGAGTACAGTTTGCTACCAATTTGAACGAAATTATTATGCTCCCCAGTGTTAAGCCTATATTCTTTAACATGTTCCAAACTTTCATCTACATTGATGTAaaaatcaccatcatcttcagcatCAATAAGATCAGCAAAATCTGGCTGAATGTGACACACAGGAACAGTCTTGACCATTCTTATTAAATCATAAAATGTGGAAACAGACCCACTTCCTGGAATGTATTATTTGTATTTCGCTATTACTATTAACCTTAACTTATTTCATCTCATCGGTGTGACGCGAGACATGTAAGAAAAGAACACCAGAAGTTGACTAAAAGTTAACCAACTTCAGTTCACTTTGACCAGTTAGTATCAAAAGCTAACGCTTTTCAATCAATGAGTGACGTTCAGTTATCAAGAGGTGATTTTCACCTCATCTTTACAAGTCAAAAGAGATATGATAATCCTGTCGATGGTGTTTACCAAGTCTACAATATAAGAAAGTCTGAAGCtggtaatagtaatagaaAGAATCTTATTATGATTTCTGATGGTGTTTATCACATGAAGGCATTGATGAGAAATAAAGCTGCTGCAAAGTTAGATTCACTCGAGTTACAAAGAGGAGATGTCATTTGTGTTACAGTTGCAGAGCCGGCAATCGTTAAGGAAAAGGGTAAATATGTCTTATTAGTTGATGATTTCGACTTAGTTCAATCAGGATTGGctttattcaattcttcaagtgaatttttggatCATTATTTCGCAGCAAATCCAAATGAGACTCTCAGAGACGATACCGGCAATCGTAGTGGTGCCACCTCTACAGCAAGTGGCGAACCCAATAACACGCCCAAACCGCAACAAGCTAAACCCAATACCGGCAGTAATTTTCCAATGGGGTCGGGTTCTCAAAAATCGAGACCAATCTTTGCCATCGAACAACTTTCACCATATCAAAACATTTGGACTATCAAGGCAAGAGTCTCTTATAAAGGTGATATTAAGACTTGGCACAATCAGAGAGGGGATGGtaaacttttgaatttgaactTCTTAGATACTTCTGGTGAAATTAGAGGTACTGCATTTAATGATAATGCAACTAAGTTCAAcgaaattttacaagaggGTAAAGTTTACTTTCTATCAAAGGCAAGATTGCAACCTGCAAAACCACAATTTTCCAACTTACCTCATCCATATGAGTTGATGTTGGATAGAGATACAGTCGTGGAAGAATGTTTAGATGCAAGTGATGTACCCAAGACTCATTTCAGTTTTATTAAACTCAATAcaattcaaaatcaagagGCTAACTCTACTGTAGATGTATTGGGCATTATCCAAACAGTTAATCCTCATTTTGAATTAATTTCGAGAGCTGGTAAAAGGTTTGATCGTCGTGATATTACTATCGTTGATGATTCGGAATATTCAATAGCTGTTGGATTATGGAACCAACAGGCAGTGGATTTTAATTTGCCTGAAGGTTCTGTCGTAGCTATCAAGTCAGTACGTGTTACTGATTTCGGTGGTAAATCTTTGTCCATGGGATTTACAAGTACAATGATTCCAAATCCTGAAATTCCGGAAGcttattctttgaaaggTTGGTTCGATAATACAGGCCGTAACCTGCAATACCATTCTTTAAAAGAGGAAGTTAATGAGACCAACTCAACCACTAATCTGGTTAAATACATCAGTGAACGCACTACCATTGCAACCGCTCAAGCTCAAAACTTGGGTAGAAACGAAAAGGGTGATTTCTTTAGTATTAAAGCTGCTGTCAGCTTTTTGAAAGTGGACAATTTTGCATATCCTGCCTGTCTCAACGAGAATTGTAACAAGAAAGTAATAGAACAACCAGATCAAACTTGGAGATGCGAGAAATGTGATACCAATCATCCTTCCCCAGATTGGAGATACTTGCTAACCATCTCTGTATTGGATGAAACTGGTCAATTATGGTTAACCCTTTTCAACGATCAAGCAAAACAACTACTGAAAGTCGAAGCTAGCGAATTGGTCTTGTTGAAAGAAAGCGATCCTACCGCCTTCAGTAAAATTACACAGAGTCTTCAAATGAATCAGTACAGTTTCAGAATAAGAGCTCGTGAAGATAACTACAACAATCAGTCAAGAATAAGGTATACCGTTTCTAATCTGCATAATATTAACTACAAGGCAGAAGCCGACTTTTTGGCTGAGCAATTGACGCAGTCGCTTCTCGAATGAATCTGACTATTGAATATATAGCTCATACCGTCTCCTGAgtatttcttttgttttaGTTGTTTtatattttaaaatttgtGGATGGCCTTTATATTTCGTATCCTTGTAGCTTTTGATAATTGAGTAGTGCCAAGAGAACAACGAAGTAATATCGATAGGCTAAAAACCCCTGTAAGGACAAAGTACGATGAATGCAGCGACAAAAAATTAGACGCCACAGAGCTATTAAATCTTGCCGCTACTGTTATGTGCACAAGCTGAAATGTAACAAGGCATTACCTTGTTACACTTGTTCAACTATGAATACTACGTCAGAATGCATATATGGATTCAACAAAAATGACAACAACTCTGAAGAAATAAAAGCAGATAATaaatcaaatgaaaaatcttctAGGCCTCTGACCACCCGTGGAATTGATAAGACACCCAAAGGTACATTAGTTTACAGGTCGAAGTATTTTTATCCGTTTTTTGCCAATTCGATCAATGATAGAGTTCTTAGCTCTCATGCATATGGTCTTCTTTCACCATcccaaaaatttaaaaggAATGAAATTACTAAATTCAACAGATTTACAAATCCACTTGATAGTATCGAAGATGCGTTAGCTCTTTTACCGCCTTCAAGGGAAACTGCATTGAGTCAAGTGGAGACTTATTTCGATTCAGTCCATCCTATAATCCCCATACTGAGCAAATCAAAAATTATGAATGCCTTGCAGACAATAAAAAATACTGACAACGACCAAGAAAACATTAATGTGCCCAATTTACTGTTAATCATGGCACTattcttttgttcttcgTACGCGGCAGTAGCATCAGGTGTGATTCCCGACTTATTATTATGCAACAAATATTATGCTGGTTACAGGCTTCTTTTAGAAATTTCCGAGTTCCCCCTACGTCCTCAATTAGAGTCCTTGAAAGCATTCACTATCGTTAATTTTGTTATCGACCCAAATATGGTTG includes:
- the RFA1 gene encoding replication factor A subunit protein RFA1 (highly similar to uniprot|P22336 Saccharomyces cerevisiae YAR007C RFA1 Subunit of heterotrimeric Replication Factor A (RF-A) which is a highly conserved single-stranded DNA binding protein involved in DNA replication repair and recombination); the protein is MSDVQLSRGDFHLIFTSQKRYDNPVDGVYQVYNIRKSEAGNSNRKNLIMISDGVYHMKALMRNKAAAKLDSLELQRGDVICVTVAEPAIVKEKGKYVLLVDDFDLVQSGLALFNSSSEFLDHYFAANPNETLRDDTGNRSGATSTASGEPNNTPKPQQAKPNTGSNFPMGSGSQKSRPIFAIEQLSPYQNIWTIKARVSYKGDIKTWHNQRGDGKLLNLNFLDTSGEIRGTAFNDNATKFNEILQEGKVYFLSKARLQPAKPQFSNLPHPYELMLDRDTVVEECLDASDVPKTHFSFIKLNTIQNQEANSTVDVLGIIQTVNPHFELISRAGKRFDRRDITIVDDSEYSIAVGLWNQQAVDFNLPEGSVVAIKSVRVTDFGGKSLSMGFTSTMIPNPEIPEAYSLKGWFDNTGRNLQYHSLKEEVNETNSTTNLVKYISERTTIATAQAQNLGRNEKGDFFSIKAAVSFLKVDNFAYPACLNENCNKKVIEQPDQTWRCEKCDTNHPSPDWRYLLTISVLDETGQLWLTLFNDQAKQLLKVEASELVLLKESDPTAFSKITQSLQMNQYSFRIRAREDNYNNQSRIRYTVSNLHNINYKAEADFLAEQLTQSLLE